In Oncorhynchus clarkii lewisi isolate Uvic-CL-2024 chromosome 2, UVic_Ocla_1.0, whole genome shotgun sequence, one DNA window encodes the following:
- the LOC139376209 gene encoding tetraspanin-18B-like, whose protein sequence is MGSGEASARGTAMDGDCLSCIKYLMFVFNFLIFLGGSFLLGVGVWVLVDPTGFREIITANPLLFTGVYIILAMGGMLFLLGFLGCCGAIRENKCLLLFFFMLILVIFLAELAAAILAFIFREHLTREFFTKELKRHYQGYNNTDVFTGTWNAVMNSFDCCGVNSPEDFEESLFRLINPNEMVPAACCRRGSQPGDSAYVNQDECLMGKMLFRNNKGCYSAVVDYFELYIYVAGALAIVVLTIELFAMVFAMCLFRGIQ, encoded by the exons gggtCAGGGGAGGCTTCAGCGAGAGGAACAGCCATGGACGGAGACTGTCTGAGCTGTATCAAATACCTCATGTTCGTCTTCAACTTCCTGATCTTC cTGGGAGGCTCCTTCCTCCTGGGTGTAGGGGTGTGGGTGCTGGTGGATCCTACAGGCTTCAGGGAGATCATTACAGCCAACCCCCTGCTCTTCACTGGGGTCTACATCATCCTGGCCATGGGGGGAATGCTCTTCCTCCTGGGATTCCTGGGCTGCTGCGGAGCCATCCGGGAGAACAAGTGTCTGCTTCTCTTT TTCTTCATGCTCATCCTGGTTATATTTCTGGCAGAGTTGGCTGCAGCCATCTTGGCCTTCATATTCCGGGAGCAT CTGACCAGAGAGTTCTTCACTAAGGAGCTGAAGAGACACTACCAGGGATACAACAACACTGATGTCTTCACCGGAACCTGGAACGCCGTCATGAACAGC tttgaCTGCTGTGGAGTGAACAGCCCGGAGGACTTTGAGGAGAGCCTGTTCCGGTTGATCAACCCCAACGAGATGGTCCCTGCAGCCTGCTGCAGGAGGGGCAGCCAACCAGGAGACTCGGCATACGTCAACCAGGACGAGTGTCTAATGGGGAAAATGCTCTTCCGAAACAACAAG GGTTGTTActctgctgtggttgactacttTGAGCTCTATATATACGTGGCCGGAGCTCTGGCCATCGTGGTGCTCACCATTGAG CTGTTCGCCATGGTGTTTGCCATGTGTCTGTTCAGAGGGATCCAGTAG